Below is a genomic region from Paraburkholderia sp. BL23I1N1.
GGTGTAGCGCACCACGCCGTCGGTGCCGACGCTAAGCGAATTTTTATCGATCGCGAAGTGCAACGGCGTGTTGCCAGAGACCTCGAAAGGCAGCAGATTCGAGTCTTGCGGCAGCGGCGGTAACGTGTCCACCTTGTTTTCAACCCAATTGCTCGGCCGGTCCAGCAGGTAGGCAAACGTGCTGTCGTCCTGATTGGTGGGTTTGCCGGCGCTTGAGCAACCAGCCAGCAGGGCGCCGGTGGCGACGCACGCCACGACGAGAGCAAGTGCTTTCAATATGGTTTCCTCGAAAGACTGGCACGGCTCATCGAGCCGCGCCAGCAGAGGCGGCGTGGGCAGCCGCACAGAGTTGTTAATTGCGTACGCCGGGACGGAACAGCGAGCCGGCGGCGGTTTCGCGATCCGATTCGTCTTCGTGTTCCGACCCGGAGCCAACCTCGGCTACCGACCCGGAGCCCGGACCGCAATCAGACGCGATCGTCGTGTGAATCGACGTTTCGATGCTGAGTGTGGTCACCGAGGTGGTGACCGTCATCATCGTCGAATCCGGCGGACTTTCCATTGACGACGCTATCCGGGGATAGCGGGGCCCATGGTGTCCGACAGGTTTTTCCGCACGCGGCGCAGCCCGGCGCATGAAACGGGATAGCTCCGTCAGCGCCAACTGATACACATCCCGCTTGAACTCGATCACACAGTCGAGTGGCACCCAGTACTCGTTCCAGCGCCACGCATCAAACTCAGGGTGGTCGGTGGCGCGCAAGCAGATGTCGCAATCGCGTCCAACCATCCGGAGCAAAAACCAGATTTGCTTCTGGCCGCGGTAATGACCGCGTACTTCGCGCTTGATGAACTTGTCAGG
It encodes:
- a CDS encoding RNA pyrophosphohydrolase, which encodes MLDREGFRPNVGIILLNAHNEVFWGKRLREHSWQFPQGGIKYGETPVQAMYRELHEETGLLPEHVKVIGRTRDWLRYEVPDKFIKREVRGHYRGQKQIWFLLRMVGRDCDICLRATDHPEFDAWRWNEYWVPLDCVIEFKRDVYQLALTELSRFMRRAAPRAEKPVGHHGPRYPRIASSMESPPDSTMMTVTTSVTTLSIETSIHTTIASDCGPGSGSVAEVGSGSEHEDESDRETAAGSLFRPGVRN